A genomic stretch from Arachis stenosperma cultivar V10309 chromosome 3, arast.V10309.gnm1.PFL2, whole genome shotgun sequence includes:
- the LOC130969637 gene encoding cysteine proteinase inhibitor B-like has protein sequence MEALLIRSPAMTLTILLVTVTSLSIGAESYRGMVGGRKEIENVKGNEEVQELGKFSVDEYNQRLKLKKEEEEGLEFVEVVGAESQVVAGIKYYLKISAIQNGSPRMFDSEVVVKPWLRCKKLLNFAPTSQ, from the coding sequence ATGGAAGCACTGCTGATAAGATCACCGGCGATGACGTTGACGATACTCCTGGTCACCGTGACTTCCTTATCCATCGGTGCGGAATCGTACAGGGGAATGGTTGGGGGCAGGAAGGAGATCGAGAACGTGAAGGGGAACGAGGAGGTTCAGGAGCTTGGGAAGTTCTCGGTGGATGAGTACAACCAGAGGCTGAAGctgaagaaggaagaggaggaaggGTTAGAATTCGTGGAGGTGGTGGGGGCGGAGTCGCAGGTCGTTGCTGGGATCAAGTACTACCTCAAGATCTCTGCCATTCAGAATGGATCTCCAAGGATGTTCGATTCAGAAGTGGTGGTCAAGCCATGGCTCCGTTGCAAGAAGCTTCTCAATTTCGCTCCTACTTCTCAGTGA